One Alligator mississippiensis isolate rAllMis1 chromosome 1, rAllMis1, whole genome shotgun sequence genomic window carries:
- the LOC102558384 gene encoding G-protein coupled receptor 183-like isoform X1: MDNISTEFPAETPVVIMATAISASTSLQTNNTCDLYEHKDTAKIILPVFYSVILILGVVGNGLALTVIFKNRKKINSTTLYSTNLVLSDLLFTTSLPTRIAYYALGFDWPFGETFCRLTALIFYINTYAGVNFMTCLSIDRFFAVVHPFRYQKLRRVKHAKGICIFVWFLVLSQTFPLLLQSMSNKEQDRITCMEYPNFEKIPNLPLILLAACLIGYLIPLGIILFCYSQISYKLVQTAKANPLSEKSGINKKAINTIIFVIVVFIICFTPYHVAIIQHMIKKLYNQDKTPCSDQQIFQKSLHYTVFLMNFNCCLDPFIYFFACKGYKRRIMKILRRQVSVSVSSAVRSPHEESSRDVGETQMIVLPKSSNGKLSEK, translated from the exons ATGGATAACAT ATCTACTGAATTTCCTGCAGAGACACCAGTTGTGATAATGGCCACTGCcatctcagcatctacaagtCTGCAGACAAACAACACCTGTGACCTGTATGAACACAAAGATACAGCAAAGATCATACTGCCTGTATTTTACAGTGTTATTTTAATTCTTGGAGTGGTTGGAAATGGACTTGCCCTCActgtcatttttaaaaacagaaaaaagatcaACTCTACCACTTTATATTCAACAAATCTTGTCTTGTCGGACCTTCTTTTTACTACTTCTTTGCCTACAAGGATTGCATACTATGCACTAGGATTTGACTGGCCATTTGGAGAAACATTTTGTAGACTAACTGCTCTCATATTTTACATCAACACTTACGCAGGTGTTAATTTTATGACATGTTTAAGTATTGATAGGTTTTTTGCTGTAGTCCACCCATTCCGGTACCAAAAGCTCAGAAGAGTTAAGCATGCCAAGGGCATTTGTATATTTGTCTGGTTCCTTGTATTGAGTCAAACATTTCCATTACTCCTACAGTCCATGTCAAATAAGGAACAAGACAGGATTACATGCATGGAATATCCAAACTTTGAAAAAATCCCAAATCTACCACTGATACTTCTTGCTGCCTGTTTAATAGGGTACCTCATTCCCCTTGGAATCATACTATTTTGCTATTCTCAAATTAGCTACAAACTTGTTCAAACTGCAAAAGCAAATCCATTAAGTGAAAAATCAGGGATAAACAAAAAAGCCATCAATACAATCATTTTTGTAATTGTTGTGTTTATCATCTGTTTTACCCCTTATCATGTTGCAATTATACAACACATGATTAAGAAGCTTTACAATCAAGACAAAACACCATGCAGTGATCAACAAATTTTCCAGAAGTCTCTCCATTATACTGTGTTTCTTATGAATTTTAACTGCTGCTTGGAtcctttcatttatttctttgcatGCAAAGGATATAAGAGGAGAATAATGAAAATACTGAGACGTCAAGTTAGTGTATCAGTTTCAAGTGCTGTGAGGTCACCTCATGAAGAAAGCTCACGTGATGTGGGAGAAACACAAATGATAGTACTGCCAAAATCTTCAAATGGAAAGTTATCGGAGAAATAA
- the LOC102558384 gene encoding G-protein coupled receptor 183-like isoform X2, producing MATAISASTSLQTNNTCDLYEHKDTAKIILPVFYSVILILGVVGNGLALTVIFKNRKKINSTTLYSTNLVLSDLLFTTSLPTRIAYYALGFDWPFGETFCRLTALIFYINTYAGVNFMTCLSIDRFFAVVHPFRYQKLRRVKHAKGICIFVWFLVLSQTFPLLLQSMSNKEQDRITCMEYPNFEKIPNLPLILLAACLIGYLIPLGIILFCYSQISYKLVQTAKANPLSEKSGINKKAINTIIFVIVVFIICFTPYHVAIIQHMIKKLYNQDKTPCSDQQIFQKSLHYTVFLMNFNCCLDPFIYFFACKGYKRRIMKILRRQVSVSVSSAVRSPHEESSRDVGETQMIVLPKSSNGKLSEK from the coding sequence ATGGCCACTGCcatctcagcatctacaagtCTGCAGACAAACAACACCTGTGACCTGTATGAACACAAAGATACAGCAAAGATCATACTGCCTGTATTTTACAGTGTTATTTTAATTCTTGGAGTGGTTGGAAATGGACTTGCCCTCActgtcatttttaaaaacagaaaaaagatcaACTCTACCACTTTATATTCAACAAATCTTGTCTTGTCGGACCTTCTTTTTACTACTTCTTTGCCTACAAGGATTGCATACTATGCACTAGGATTTGACTGGCCATTTGGAGAAACATTTTGTAGACTAACTGCTCTCATATTTTACATCAACACTTACGCAGGTGTTAATTTTATGACATGTTTAAGTATTGATAGGTTTTTTGCTGTAGTCCACCCATTCCGGTACCAAAAGCTCAGAAGAGTTAAGCATGCCAAGGGCATTTGTATATTTGTCTGGTTCCTTGTATTGAGTCAAACATTTCCATTACTCCTACAGTCCATGTCAAATAAGGAACAAGACAGGATTACATGCATGGAATATCCAAACTTTGAAAAAATCCCAAATCTACCACTGATACTTCTTGCTGCCTGTTTAATAGGGTACCTCATTCCCCTTGGAATCATACTATTTTGCTATTCTCAAATTAGCTACAAACTTGTTCAAACTGCAAAAGCAAATCCATTAAGTGAAAAATCAGGGATAAACAAAAAAGCCATCAATACAATCATTTTTGTAATTGTTGTGTTTATCATCTGTTTTACCCCTTATCATGTTGCAATTATACAACACATGATTAAGAAGCTTTACAATCAAGACAAAACACCATGCAGTGATCAACAAATTTTCCAGAAGTCTCTCCATTATACTGTGTTTCTTATGAATTTTAACTGCTGCTTGGAtcctttcatttatttctttgcatGCAAAGGATATAAGAGGAGAATAATGAAAATACTGAGACGTCAAGTTAGTGTATCAGTTTCAAGTGCTGTGAGGTCACCTCATGAAGAAAGCTCACGTGATGTGGGAGAAACACAAATGATAGTACTGCCAAAATCTTCAAATGGAAAGTTATCGGAGAAATAA